One genomic region from Thermodesulfobacteriota bacterium encodes:
- a CDS encoding glycosyltransferase family 2 protein, producing MPGVDIIVPVYNEEKNIVELIRRIRNVCPDGTLVFVDNASTDNSVKVIEGFPFVKLLKHERNKGYGNSLYDGIKNSTGEIIIIIDADLEYPPEAIPAMVKHLEKSDVVFGSRFLNSSEKRMSNFRSWGNKIITRIFNILFGYELTDLYTGMRGIRRSVISHIEFKRSGFDFVLELAAKLAKDKIKIDEIAIEYCPRNRGQSKMKHIPEAIKYFFLIITYKMFLPSKH from the coding sequence ATGCCAGGTGTGGATATAATTGTCCCTGTTTATAATGAAGAGAAGAATATAGTCGAATTAATCAGGAGGATAAGGAACGTCTGTCCCGATGGAACTCTCGTATTTGTTGATAACGCATCAACTGATAATTCCGTAAAAGTTATTGAAGGTTTCCCGTTTGTTAAATTGCTAAAACATGAGCGCAATAAGGGGTATGGCAACTCGTTATATGATGGCATTAAAAACTCTACAGGAGAAATCATCATAATTATAGACGCAGATCTTGAATACCCTCCTGAAGCCATTCCTGCTATGGTTAAGCATTTAGAGAAATCCGACGTGGTTTTTGGTTCAAGATTTTTAAACTCTTCGGAGAAAAGGATGTCAAATTTCCGTTCCTGGGGCAATAAGATAATTACAAGGATTTTCAATATTCTCTTCGGCTATGAACTTACCGACCTTTACACAGGGATGCGGGGAATAAGGCGTTCTGTAATATCACATATTGAGTTTAAAAGGAGCGGGTTTGATTTTGTTTTGGAATTGGCTGCAAAATTAGCTAAAGATAAGATAAAAATAGATGAGATAGCTATTGAATATTGCCCGAGAAATAGGGGCCAATCGAAAATGAAACATATCCCAGAAGCAATTAAATATTTCTTTCTTATCATAACCTACAAGATGTTCTTACCGTCTAAACATTAA
- a CDS encoding class I SAM-dependent methyltransferase has translation MKMADIDKLHSTSEADGLPLYAMSRWNPLKHIFIKRLKLLNSMFPEGKVYDKLLEVGYGSGVLIPEFLQRCNIYYGIDIHNQQKIVDEVVRKGDPRIRIGYGDLCECPYPDDMFDCVVSLSVLEHIKDIDKAVREIARVLKKDGVLIAGFPIENGISNLILDIVKLFIGFDRKVHHLSNHKQILSALSKHLINERDLFYPFANIPSASLFYCGVWRK, from the coding sequence ATGAAGATGGCTGATATTGATAAGCTGCACTCCACCAGTGAGGCTGATGGATTGCCACTTTATGCCATGAGCCGGTGGAATCCTCTAAAGCACATTTTTATCAAGAGATTGAAACTGCTTAATAGTATGTTTCCCGAAGGTAAGGTTTATGACAAGCTTTTGGAAGTAGGGTATGGAAGCGGTGTATTAATCCCTGAGTTCTTGCAACGGTGCAATATCTATTATGGCATAGACATTCATAATCAACAAAAAATTGTAGATGAGGTAGTAAGAAAAGGCGATCCAAGAATACGAATTGGATATGGTGACTTATGCGAATGTCCCTATCCTGATGATATGTTTGATTGTGTTGTTTCTTTAAGCGTATTGGAACATATAAAAGATATTGACAAGGCGGTAAGGGAGATTGCCCGCGTTTTAAAAAAAGACGGTGTTTTGATAGCAGGCTTTCCAATAGAGAATGGTATTTCCAATTTAATATTGGACATTGTAAAGCTTTTTATCGGATTTGACAGAAAAGTACACCATCTGTCCAATCATAAACAAATTCTTTCTGCTTTGAGTAAACACCTTATAAATGAGCGGGACCTTTTTTATCCATTTGCCAACATCCCATCGGCATCATTATTCTATTGTGGAGTTTGGAGAAAGTGA
- a CDS encoding sugar phosphate nucleotidyltransferase encodes MIGVIPAAGKGTRAYPYTKNMPKGMLKINGKPLLHNTISIMRDKLKISDIYIIVSQMSESIIRDYFGDGSDMNVRLTYVKNNNLEKGLAYSVLLAKDFVKDYCCVMLSDEYYLNSNHDELAASDFHNSYITCLVKENSRIKEIRRNYNVVVDGDKVTALIEKPEHAATDILGCGTWILHRDFMYDLKKEFEDNVDCDGNLVAIMDKLCKRKLIKSFKLKGEYININSRDEINKANNITRTHLFNSSKISLIMIVENENNLAHLISDYYSENIIDEIVLVSRNPLGAAKEFTEKFGKVVVLPSPPSITQYGEKIKYGMENATGDIFIITPSDDSFSPKDLRKLLTYICEADMVVGTRTTREMIEQGTNMNTFVRIVSYLLARTIELLWYDRKVRITDVGCIYRALWKNTFYEIRDSIESKGPELITEMLIELLERRMRIIEIPVSYCNTTDEHHINLPNRTLGMFFRLVVLIGKKIYFKRKR; translated from the coding sequence ATGATCGGCGTAATCCCTGCAGCCGGAAAAGGTACACGAGCTTATCCTTACACAAAAAACATGCCCAAAGGAATGCTGAAAATAAATGGCAAGCCGTTACTACACAATACAATTTCGATTATGCGGGATAAATTAAAAATAAGCGACATTTACATAATAGTCTCTCAGATGTCGGAGTCTATCATAAGGGATTATTTTGGCGATGGAAGCGATATGAACGTACGCCTTACCTATGTAAAAAACAATAATCTTGAAAAGGGCCTGGCGTACTCTGTCTTACTGGCCAAGGATTTCGTAAAGGACTATTGCTGTGTTATGCTTTCCGATGAATACTATTTGAACTCAAATCACGATGAACTGGCAGCATCAGATTTTCATAATTCCTATATAACGTGTCTTGTCAAGGAAAACAGCCGTATCAAGGAGATTCGAAGGAATTATAACGTTGTCGTGGACGGTGATAAGGTGACCGCATTGATTGAAAAACCGGAACATGCAGCAACTGATATCTTAGGTTGCGGAACCTGGATTCTACATAGGGATTTTATGTATGATCTAAAAAAGGAATTTGAAGATAATGTTGACTGTGACGGGAACCTTGTCGCTATTATGGACAAATTGTGCAAGAGAAAATTAATCAAAAGTTTTAAATTAAAAGGTGAGTATATTAACATAAATTCGCGTGACGAAATTAATAAAGCGAATAACATTACAAGAACGCATCTTTTCAATAGCTCAAAGATAAGCCTGATTATGATAGTTGAGAATGAAAATAATCTGGCACATCTTATATCGGACTATTACAGTGAGAATATTATAGACGAAATTGTACTGGTATCAAGGAATCCCCTTGGAGCAGCAAAAGAATTTACTGAGAAATTCGGGAAGGTCGTGGTTTTGCCATCGCCACCCTCTATAACGCAATACGGCGAAAAGATAAAATACGGCATGGAAAATGCGACCGGGGACATCTTTATTATAACGCCCAGCGACGACTCTTTTTCTCCGAAAGACTTGAGGAAGTTACTTACCTACATCTGTGAAGCAGATATGGTAGTCGGCACTCGAACGACTCGTGAAATGATTGAACAAGGAACCAACATGAATACATTTGTCCGGATAGTGAGCTATTTGCTGGCCAGGACAATAGAATTATTATGGTATGATCGCAAGGTGAGAATAACGGATGTGGGATGCATATACAGGGCGTTATGGAAAAATACATTTTATGAAATTCGTGACAGTATAGAAAGCAAAGGGCCGGAGCTTATTACTGAAATGCTGATAGAATTATTGGAAAGAAGGATGCGTATTATAGAAATTCCGGTCAGTTATTGCAATACGACGGACGAACATCATATTAATTTGCCTAATAGAACGCTCGGAATGTTTTTTAGGTTAGTAGTTCTCATAGGTAAAAAGATATACTTTAAGAGAAAAAGGTGA
- a CDS encoding radical SAM protein — translation MIKLLFVSLPSALEVYKKTNVKLAAPSYPNLSLATIAGNLSTDVTVDLIDLDFYNDYIAVLKERIDSFKPDFIAMEVKTVTFNASERVSHFIRKNYPKIRIIAGGVHITTFAAELCKTDLYDSMVIGEGDFSLNHILNSNTDMPNILSQSDSVDHNVKKANDFFALKKNDRYVDIEKVAFPRWDLFNIQKYRNSHLTARANPVGLIETSRGCAFQCNFCNKNTFGRFYRAKSVGRVVEEFKCLKAEGFKEVHIIDDSFTQDLARAKSICEELIRIGYDIPWSMFSGVRVDLVDQEFFHLAKRAGAWQVAFGIESGNQKILDRINKKTKLQQIEDSVSMAVKSGMETMGFFIIGLSGDTEKTIMDTINFAAKLPLSLAKFDICIPYPGTPFYKELDAENRILTKDWSKYICHQTRVPLFEHPNLTWEQLDYYYNIAFRKFFLRPRFLWKRFIRDIKKGDLLSDVSYFTKSILNKSW, via the coding sequence ATGATAAAACTCTTATTCGTATCGCTTCCTTCTGCATTGGAAGTTTATAAGAAAACCAATGTTAAACTAGCAGCCCCTAGTTATCCTAATCTGTCACTTGCTACCATTGCCGGCAACCTTTCGACAGATGTAACTGTCGATTTGATAGATTTGGATTTCTATAATGACTACATAGCCGTCTTAAAGGAGAGGATTGATTCCTTTAAACCAGACTTTATTGCGATGGAGGTTAAAACTGTAACCTTCAATGCCTCGGAAAGAGTTTCCCATTTTATACGTAAAAATTATCCCAAAATTCGTATTATTGCAGGCGGCGTTCATATTACAACATTTGCAGCAGAGCTTTGTAAAACTGATCTTTATGATTCTATGGTAATAGGTGAAGGGGACTTTTCTTTAAACCATATCTTAAATAGCAATACTGATATGCCAAATATTTTAAGTCAGTCAGATTCTGTTGACCATAATGTTAAAAAAGCCAACGATTTTTTTGCTCTGAAAAAAAACGACAGGTATGTTGATATAGAGAAGGTTGCTTTTCCAAGGTGGGATCTCTTTAACATTCAAAAATATCGCAATTCGCATCTTACGGCAAGGGCCAATCCTGTTGGGCTGATCGAAACTTCAAGAGGATGCGCATTTCAATGTAATTTTTGCAATAAAAATACATTCGGAAGATTTTACAGGGCAAAGTCTGTAGGAAGAGTAGTCGAAGAGTTCAAGTGTCTTAAGGCAGAAGGCTTTAAAGAGGTACATATCATCGATGATTCCTTTACTCAGGATTTGGCTAGGGCCAAGTCCATATGTGAGGAATTAATAAGGATTGGATATGATATCCCGTGGTCCATGTTTTCCGGCGTCAGGGTTGATCTTGTGGATCAGGAGTTTTTTCATCTTGCCAAAAGAGCTGGAGCATGGCAGGTTGCTTTTGGCATAGAATCAGGAAATCAGAAAATCCTTGATAGAATCAATAAGAAGACGAAGTTGCAGCAGATTGAAGACTCGGTTAGCATGGCTGTTAAGTCCGGGATGGAAACTATGGGTTTTTTCATAATCGGGTTATCCGGTGATACGGAAAAAACCATCATGGATACGATCAATTTTGCCGCCAAATTACCTTTAAGTTTGGCCAAATTTGATATTTGCATTCCTTATCCCGGTACGCCTTTTTATAAAGAACTGGATGCCGAAAACAGGATTTTGACCAAGGATTGGTCAAAATACATTTGTCATCAAACCAGGGTCCCTTTGTTTGAGCACCCTAACCTCACATGGGAACAATTGGATTACTATTACAATATAGCCTTCAGGAAGTTTTTTCTTCGACCGAGGTTTCTGTGGAAAAGGTTTATTCGTGATATTAAGAAGGGAGATCTCCTTTCTGATGTTAGTTACTTTACAAAGAGTATTCTTAACAAATCATGGTAA
- a CDS encoding alginate lyase family protein → MAVFPVAFQDGKDAVCSTSLNFLVEKAMEHCFDILGTGWFNANLSMESVNNDPVSGIQVSYGRRRKDMIHKSISGINPGAALLEHLAEYNPIEWHKDFKSGYRWPEDIWYRDIKPGAVSGADVKVTWELSRCYHSGPMGLYWQHTRKPGLAEEFQLQIIDWIVGNPLYYGVNWRNAMEAGLRAANWLLGVGFFRGKGDLTPEFIWMLQKSLYEHASFILHNIEKNSFGANNHYLGNLVGLIAIGASAPWISDSDDWTLFGIQELIQEMRRQVYSDGTHFEASTSYHRLVTEMFLASYMIIVSLPEKRRKRLNERLLFHGLPGRTFKSKPEYEFSFDHFEVFPDWFVERLRLMIGFIRDISRPDDELPQIGDNDSGRVFWLPVPFELINGVANWKLNAHEELIKVADRILVKGTEKNKKGLGAGSYDGCRKDKQIWKDAVLYPDFGIAVYRKGPIYLIISCGRNGGNGEGGHAHNDKLSFELAICGKDFIVDPGTYLYTSHPNERNYFRSTAAHNTVGFPDMEQNDIPANSLFRLSDRARAAIIHFDNDRFAGKHSGFNFVCQREFLVKEREVQINDASEKPGGLIMLNLHPEVTYKGGMLLRDDISVQLQCNGVSEVVVEPALYSPRYGVKMDSCRLVARRTGKVSNISFLL, encoded by the coding sequence ATGGCTGTGTTTCCTGTCGCTTTTCAGGACGGCAAAGATGCTGTATGCTCTACCTCCCTTAACTTCCTGGTAGAAAAGGCGATGGAACATTGCTTTGATATTCTCGGCACGGGATGGTTTAATGCCAACCTTTCAATGGAAAGTGTAAATAATGATCCAGTAAGCGGCATACAGGTATCCTATGGAAGACGCAGGAAAGATATGATTCATAAGTCAATATCTGGCATTAATCCCGGCGCCGCTTTGCTTGAGCACCTGGCCGAGTACAATCCAATTGAATGGCACAAGGATTTCAAGTCGGGTTACCGATGGCCTGAGGACATTTGGTATCGAGATATCAAGCCGGGGGCCGTTTCGGGTGCCGACGTGAAGGTGACATGGGAGCTTTCGAGATGTTATCATTCCGGCCCAATGGGACTTTACTGGCAGCACACCCGAAAACCCGGCCTTGCTGAAGAGTTTCAGCTTCAGATCATAGACTGGATAGTTGGAAACCCGTTATATTACGGCGTCAACTGGAGGAACGCCATGGAAGCCGGGCTTAGGGCGGCAAACTGGCTTTTAGGCGTGGGGTTCTTTAGAGGTAAAGGGGATCTGACCCCGGAGTTTATCTGGATGCTTCAAAAAAGTCTGTACGAACACGCAAGTTTTATACTGCATAACATTGAAAAGAACTCCTTTGGGGCCAACAATCACTATCTTGGCAATCTGGTCGGGTTAATAGCTATCGGTGCAAGCGCCCCATGGATTTCAGACAGCGATGACTGGACCCTTTTTGGCATTCAAGAACTGATACAAGAGATGCGCCGACAGGTATATTCCGACGGAACACACTTTGAGGCCTCCACCAGCTATCACCGGCTTGTCACTGAAATGTTCCTTGCCTCTTATATGATAATTGTTTCCCTTCCTGAGAAGAGGAGGAAAAGGCTGAACGAGCGTTTATTGTTTCATGGTTTGCCCGGAAGAACTTTCAAGTCAAAACCTGAATATGAATTTTCTTTTGACCATTTCGAAGTCTTCCCTGATTGGTTTGTTGAACGCCTGCGTTTGATGATTGGTTTTATCAGAGATATTTCAAGGCCGGACGATGAACTGCCTCAGATTGGAGACAATGACAGCGGGAGGGTGTTCTGGCTGCCCGTACCTTTTGAACTGATTAACGGAGTCGCAAACTGGAAGCTGAATGCCCATGAAGAGTTGATTAAGGTTGCCGACAGGATATTGGTCAAGGGAACTGAAAAAAATAAAAAAGGCCTCGGCGCCGGGTCTTATGACGGCTGCAGAAAGGATAAACAGATTTGGAAGGATGCTGTTTTATATCCCGACTTCGGTATTGCCGTTTACCGTAAGGGGCCTATATATTTAATAATAAGCTGCGGGAGAAATGGTGGAAACGGCGAAGGTGGCCACGCACACAACGATAAACTTTCCTTTGAGCTGGCCATATGCGGCAAGGATTTTATTGTAGACCCGGGCACATATCTCTACACCTCACATCCGAATGAAAGAAATTACTTTCGCTCCACAGCGGCTCACAATACTGTGGGTTTTCCGGATATGGAACAAAATGATATTCCTGCAAACAGCCTTTTCAGACTGTCTGATAGAGCCAGGGCTGCAATTATTCATTTCGACAATGACCGTTTTGCAGGTAAACACAGCGGCTTCAACTTTGTATGCCAGAGAGAATTCCTAGTGAAAGAGCGGGAAGTGCAAATAAATGATGCAAGTGAAAAGCCAGGCGGCCTGATCATGCTGAATCTTCATCCTGAGGTTACCTATAAAGGTGGGATGTTATTGCGTGATGATATTTCCGTCCAATTACAGTGCAATGGTGTTAGTGAAGTAGTCGTGGAACCAGCCTTATATAGTCCGCGGTATGGTGTTAAGATGGATAGCTGCCGATTGGTTGCCCGACGTACAGGAAAGGTATCGAATATTTCTTTTTTACTATAA
- a CDS encoding radical SAM protein, translating to MMIEPTNICNLRCTFCALQMPGGHSAEKKKQYLDVATYKKIIDEVKDSLIFLFLYLGGEPFLHKNIFDLIKYASDRGISVVIATNGSFNHIQDFGKRIVYSGLDVLIFSVSGTSQDYYGNLHVGGDLQKVCRNIREVTAYKSGQRPRTIFRYIATPKNKNDRGNIKEFVKGLRVDTHEIRNVDGELVLADNLSDAAEKQKRKKRRGCFWLWCTLVMKSSGDVVPCCYDYYGIPVLGNINHSSLGEIWNGTVIKQIREAWIKYPEKLEFCAQCDFSTGFQDNASKEKDKIVVKKAKQEKENSRI from the coding sequence ATGATGATAGAACCGACCAATATTTGTAACCTGAGATGTACCTTTTGTGCGTTGCAGATGCCCGGCGGGCATTCTGCAGAGAAAAAGAAACAGTATTTGGATGTGGCGACATATAAAAAGATCATAGATGAAGTAAAAGATTCTTTAATCTTTCTCTTCCTTTACCTTGGGGGCGAGCCGTTTCTGCATAAGAATATTTTTGATTTAATTAAATATGCATCTGATAGAGGAATCTCTGTTGTAATTGCCACAAATGGAAGTTTTAACCATATCCAAGACTTTGGTAAGCGCATTGTTTATTCAGGGTTGGACGTCTTAATATTTTCCGTGTCCGGGACCAGCCAAGACTATTATGGAAATTTGCATGTTGGCGGAGACTTGCAGAAGGTTTGTAGGAATATCAGAGAGGTAACAGCCTATAAGAGCGGACAACGACCACGGACAATATTTAGATATATAGCCACCCCGAAGAATAAGAACGATAGGGGGAATATAAAGGAATTTGTGAAGGGATTAAGAGTCGATACTCATGAAATCAGGAATGTCGATGGAGAATTAGTGTTAGCAGATAACCTGTCAGATGCAGCAGAAAAACAAAAACGGAAGAAGCGTAGAGGATGTTTCTGGCTCTGGTGCACACTTGTGATGAAGTCAAGTGGTGATGTAGTCCCTTGTTGTTATGATTATTATGGAATACCGGTTTTGGGAAATATTAACCATAGTTCACTGGGTGAAATTTGGAATGGCACTGTAATTAAGCAGATACGAGAGGCCTGGATTAAGTATCCTGAAAAATTAGAATTTTGCGCACAGTGCGATTTCAGCACAGGTTTTCAGGACAATGCATCCAAAGAGAAAGATAAGATTGTTGTAAAGAAAGCGAAACAAGAGAAAGAGAACTCAAGAATATGA